In Lineus longissimus chromosome 9, tnLinLong1.2, whole genome shotgun sequence, one genomic interval encodes:
- the LOC135493913 gene encoding multidrug and toxin extrusion protein 1-like — protein MTHDSEEHLFESQRDDVLMTASENEPTKVDKEPRCDEVVEKRRICCCRLPTWLGAEMKAVYNLSWTMALVFLFNTMQGPITLLFSGHLGTKQLGGVALATTVIKVAGTTIGAGLATACDTTFSQTFGSGNKKYVGVYLQRGIMIIGLFVLPCWAVFLNTESLLLATGQESEIARIAGQFTLIYMPALPMMYLYTVLARYIRNQGILIPFLVIGICGLVINTLCQYVFVMALDFGTDGSAIGRIFGTYTLALGTLGYILISKIYKETWSGFTADAFQDWGNFLSLAVFGLLNSFLIWLGFEAGTILAGTLGEIQLGAQSITFQIETITFCFSMGTGVGTNIRVGHLLGANNPKQARRAVFGGYALVCIESVVLVTFLLSLKDYLPMIFSDDPDVIKTSSNIIPILALFNFFDMICGCSSGILRGCGRQRTSAMIVFCGMYLVGLPLGISLMFLTDLGTAGFWWGVTLALCIESIAYFTAVMKTDWDKEAQDAQVRAGVKRKLAEERARESETTALLIEEKQQLPKQTNKIPQQRKYCGEYDSSQVDISIATRISTRLSTSQLVFRRSLFVLTAILVLAIGIFCRFHFHFTNVTSLCIPSNFNSSGIVSNVTNSTGTWITVGNVTFPLCRV, from the exons ATGACGCACGACTCTGAAGAACACCTTTTCGAGAGCCAAAGGGACGATGTTCTAATGACTGCCTCGGAAAACGAACCTACAAAGGTAGACAAAGAACCAAGATGCGACGAAGTCGTAGAGAAGAGACGGATATGCTGCTGTCGGCTTCCTACATGGCTCGGAGCGGAGATGAAGGCTGTTTACAATCTTTCGTGGACAATG GCTCTCGTGTTTTTGTTTAACACCATGCAAGGCCCGATCACTCTACTGTTCTCAGGTCATCTTGGCACCAAGCAGCTGGGCGGGGTTGCATTAGCAACCACG GTGATCAAGGTGGCCGGAACCACAATAGGAGCTGGTCTCGCGACAGCATGTGACACAACCTTCTCCCAGACCTTCGGTAGTGGAAATAAGAAATACGTCGGTGTCTACCTGCAAAGAG GAATCATGATAATAGGCCTGTTTGTCCTGCCGTGCTGGGCTGTTTTCCTCAACACGGAAAGTCTACTGCTGGCGACTGGCCAGGAGTCAGAGATTGCAAG GATAGCCGGCCAATTTACCTTAATCTACATGCCAGCTTTACCG ATGATGTACTTGTACACTGTATTGGCCAGATATATCAGGAATCAG GGTATTTTGATTCCGTTTCTCGTCATCGGTATCTGCGGACTCGTCATCAACACGCTGTGTCAGTACGTATTCGTCATGGCACTCGACTTTGGAACGGA CGGTTCTGCTATCGGTAGAATATTTGGAACATATACTCTGGCCCTAGGGACGCTAGGTTATATCCTCATTTCCAAAATATACAAGGAGACTTGGTCGG GTTTCACAGCGGATGCGTTCCAGGACTGGGGCAACTTTCTCTCCTTGGCAGTGTTCGGCCTACTCAACAGTTTCCTCATATGGCTTGGCTTCGAGGCCGGTACAATCCTGGCGGGGACACTGGGGGAGATTCAACTCGGGGCTCAATCAATTACATTCCAGATAGAGACAATCACCTTTTGC TTCTCCATGGGGACTGGTGTTGGTACCAACATACGAGTTGGACACCTTCTTGGCGCCAACAATCCAAAACAGGCCAGACGTGCAGTGTTTGGTGGATACGCTCTTGTCT GTATTGAGTCAGTGGTCCTGGTGACTTTCCTGCTGAGCCTCAAAGACTACCTTCCAATGATATTTTCTGATGACCCAGATGTGATAAAGACGTCGTCCAATATTATTCCGATATTAGCCTTGTTTAACTTCTTCGATATGATATGT GGTTGTTCGTCTGGTATACTGCGCGGCTGCGGCAGACAAAGGACCTCCGCGATGATAGTATTCTGTGGGATGTACTTGGTGGGCCTACCATTAGGGATATCCCTGATGTTCCTGACCGACCTTGGGACGGCCGGGTTCTGGTGGGGCGTGACCTTAGCGCTGTGTATTGAATCTATTGCTTACTTCACAGCAGTGATGAAGACTGACTGGGATAAGGAAGCACAGGAT gcaCAAGTTCGAGCGGGCGTGAAACGGAAGCTGGCTGAAGAAAGAGCGAGGGAATCAGAAACAACAGCGCTACTAATCGAAGAGAAACAGCAGCTGCCGAAGCAAACCAACAAGATACCACAACAACGAAAATACTGCGGGGAATACGACAGCAGTCAGGTTGATATCAGCATCGCGACCAGGATATCAACCCGCCTCTCCACGTCACAACTTGTGTTCAGACGATCATTGTTTGTTTTGACCGCCATCTTGGTCCTCGCGATCGGGATATTCTgtagatttcattttcattttacaaaTGTGACATCATTGTGTATTCCGAGTAATTTCAATTCCTCTGGAATTGTCTCTAATGTTACAAATTCGACTGGCACGTGGATTACAGTTGGTAACGTGACCTTTCCTCTCTGTCGTGTGTGA
- the LOC135493915 gene encoding E3 ubiquitin-protein ligase RNF14-like isoform X2: MSDDKEDQEDELLALASIYNDETFTATQEGGDPGGYFSAQLNLPHPFHVKLVDQREASAELSSQPKVDKEPTKKNPVKDLHEVEYLPPIILNFQLPANYPSESPPKYTVSCKWLTRQQLTRLCHQLDKIWEENVEMVILFSWFTFLKEETFEFLNIQNPLDLGKIIPRRNSKQESVLDGANKAAENVTETVITSAHNNDLDLHDLGHDFDLDPRAIQDIASQALLLPTIKDYDNQQKIQAFDRTLFTCNVCFLEKLGELCIKFHECEHVFCKECMSGYFEVQINEGSVKALTCPFDKCDTQALPSQVKLLVKPEIFAKYDRLLLQSSLDTMADIIYCPRVVCQCPVMQDAEEYMGQCPACNFVFCTLCKMAYHGVSPCRVNSGDLYKLREAYLEAGTTEKKFLEKRYGMRAIKQAMEETYSKEWLDEYSKKCPNCSTHIQKIDGCNKMTCIKCRTYFCWLCKGVLSRTNPYTHFNVPDGACFNRLFEGTDPGDEFEEWQEGNWWQE; this comes from the exons ATGTCGGATGATAAAGAAGACCAAGAAGATGAGCTACTTGCCCTGGCCAGCATCTATAATGATGAGACCTTCACTGCAACCCAGGAAGGTGGCGACCCAGGGGGTTACTTCTCAGCCCAGTTGAATCTACCTCATCCGTTCCATGTGAAGCTGGTGGATCAGAGGGAGGCCAGTGCTG AATTGTCCAGCCAACCCAAAGTGGATAAGGAACCAACCAAGAAAAACCCAGTCAAGGATCTACATGAAGTGGAATATCTGCCTCCTATTATCCTGAACTTTCAGCTGCCTGCAAACTACCCATCAGAAAGTCCTCCAAAATATACTGTATCCTGTAAATGGCTGACAAGGCAACAA CTAACGCGACTGTGTCATCAATTGGACAAAATCTGGGAGGAAAATGTCGAGATGGTGATTCTTTTCTCCTGGTTCACATTTCTCAAGGAAGAAACGTTTGAATTTCTAAATATTCAAAACCCGCTCGACCTTGGGAAAATTATACCGCGACGGAACAGCAAGCAGGAGAGTGTGCTGGATGGTGCCAATAAAGCTGCTGAAAATGTTACAGAAACTGTGATAACGTCTGCTCATaataatgaccttgacctgcaTGACCTTGGGCATGACTTTGACCTTGATCCAAGGGCAATCCAGGATATTGCTTCCCAGGCCTTGCTTCTTCCAACGATCAAGGACTATGATAATCAACAAAAGATACAGGCATTTGATCGAACTTTGTTTACATGCAATGTGTGTTTCTTGGAGAAACTTGGTGAACTCTGCATCAAGTTTCATGAGTGTGAGCATGTGTTCTGTAAGGAATGTATGTCGGGTTACTTTGAGGTGCAGATTAATGAGGGAAGTGTCAAGGCACTGACTTGCCCGTTTGATAAATGTGATACGCAAGCCTTGCCATCTCAG GTCAAACTGCTTGTAAAGCCagaaatatttgccaaatatgACCGTCTCTTACTTCAATCGAGTCTGGATACAATGGCGGACATTATCTACTGTCCTCGCGTCGTCTGCCAATGTCCGGTCATGCAGGATGCTGAGGAGTATATGGGGCAGTGCCCAGCGTGTAACTTCGTCTTCTGTACTCTGTGTAAGATGGCTTACCATGGTGTGTCTCCATGCAGGGTTAACTCAG GCGACCTTTACAAACTGCGAGAGGCCTACTTGGAGGCCGGGACAACGGAGAAAAAGTTCCTTGAAAAACGCTACGGGATGCGAGCGATCAAACAAGCCATGGAAGAAACGTACTCCAAGGAGTGGTTGGATGAATACAGCAAGAAGTGCCCGAACTGCTCAACACATATTCAG AAAATTGATGGCTGCAACAAGATGACTTGTATAAAGTGCCGTACTTACTTCTGTTGGCTGTGCAAGGGCGTTCTTTCTCGGACGAATCCCTACACCCATTTTAACGTGCCAGATGGAGCATGTTTTAACAGGCTGTTCGAGGGAACCGACCCTGGAGACGAGTTTGAAGAGTGGCAAGAAGGGAACTGGTGGCAGGAATAA
- the LOC135493915 gene encoding E3 ubiquitin-protein ligase RNF14-like isoform X1 — protein sequence MKNPRLKFCLFVQILKKYFKVISSLSKLSSGYWTSGSNMSDDKEDQEDELLALASIYNDETFTATQEGGDPGGYFSAQLNLPHPFHVKLVDQREASAELSSQPKVDKEPTKKNPVKDLHEVEYLPPIILNFQLPANYPSESPPKYTVSCKWLTRQQLTRLCHQLDKIWEENVEMVILFSWFTFLKEETFEFLNIQNPLDLGKIIPRRNSKQESVLDGANKAAENVTETVITSAHNNDLDLHDLGHDFDLDPRAIQDIASQALLLPTIKDYDNQQKIQAFDRTLFTCNVCFLEKLGELCIKFHECEHVFCKECMSGYFEVQINEGSVKALTCPFDKCDTQALPSQVKLLVKPEIFAKYDRLLLQSSLDTMADIIYCPRVVCQCPVMQDAEEYMGQCPACNFVFCTLCKMAYHGVSPCRVNSGDLYKLREAYLEAGTTEKKFLEKRYGMRAIKQAMEETYSKEWLDEYSKKCPNCSTHIQKIDGCNKMTCIKCRTYFCWLCKGVLSRTNPYTHFNVPDGACFNRLFEGTDPGDEFEEWQEGNWWQE from the exons ATGAAAAACCCACGGCTAaagttttgtttgtttgtgcagattttgaaaaaatatttcaaggtaaTTTCAAGTCTCTCAAAACTTTCCTCTGGTTATTGGACGTCAGGTTCCAATATGTCGGATGATAAAGAAGACCAAGAAGATGAGCTACTTGCCCTGGCCAGCATCTATAATGATGAGACCTTCACTGCAACCCAGGAAGGTGGCGACCCAGGGGGTTACTTCTCAGCCCAGTTGAATCTACCTCATCCGTTCCATGTGAAGCTGGTGGATCAGAGGGAGGCCAGTGCTG AATTGTCCAGCCAACCCAAAGTGGATAAGGAACCAACCAAGAAAAACCCAGTCAAGGATCTACATGAAGTGGAATATCTGCCTCCTATTATCCTGAACTTTCAGCTGCCTGCAAACTACCCATCAGAAAGTCCTCCAAAATATACTGTATCCTGTAAATGGCTGACAAGGCAACAA CTAACGCGACTGTGTCATCAATTGGACAAAATCTGGGAGGAAAATGTCGAGATGGTGATTCTTTTCTCCTGGTTCACATTTCTCAAGGAAGAAACGTTTGAATTTCTAAATATTCAAAACCCGCTCGACCTTGGGAAAATTATACCGCGACGGAACAGCAAGCAGGAGAGTGTGCTGGATGGTGCCAATAAAGCTGCTGAAAATGTTACAGAAACTGTGATAACGTCTGCTCATaataatgaccttgacctgcaTGACCTTGGGCATGACTTTGACCTTGATCCAAGGGCAATCCAGGATATTGCTTCCCAGGCCTTGCTTCTTCCAACGATCAAGGACTATGATAATCAACAAAAGATACAGGCATTTGATCGAACTTTGTTTACATGCAATGTGTGTTTCTTGGAGAAACTTGGTGAACTCTGCATCAAGTTTCATGAGTGTGAGCATGTGTTCTGTAAGGAATGTATGTCGGGTTACTTTGAGGTGCAGATTAATGAGGGAAGTGTCAAGGCACTGACTTGCCCGTTTGATAAATGTGATACGCAAGCCTTGCCATCTCAG GTCAAACTGCTTGTAAAGCCagaaatatttgccaaatatgACCGTCTCTTACTTCAATCGAGTCTGGATACAATGGCGGACATTATCTACTGTCCTCGCGTCGTCTGCCAATGTCCGGTCATGCAGGATGCTGAGGAGTATATGGGGCAGTGCCCAGCGTGTAACTTCGTCTTCTGTACTCTGTGTAAGATGGCTTACCATGGTGTGTCTCCATGCAGGGTTAACTCAG GCGACCTTTACAAACTGCGAGAGGCCTACTTGGAGGCCGGGACAACGGAGAAAAAGTTCCTTGAAAAACGCTACGGGATGCGAGCGATCAAACAAGCCATGGAAGAAACGTACTCCAAGGAGTGGTTGGATGAATACAGCAAGAAGTGCCCGAACTGCTCAACACATATTCAG AAAATTGATGGCTGCAACAAGATGACTTGTATAAAGTGCCGTACTTACTTCTGTTGGCTGTGCAAGGGCGTTCTTTCTCGGACGAATCCCTACACCCATTTTAACGTGCCAGATGGAGCATGTTTTAACAGGCTGTTCGAGGGAACCGACCCTGGAGACGAGTTTGAAGAGTGGCAAGAAGGGAACTGGTGGCAGGAATAA